From a region of the Pongo pygmaeus isolate AG05252 chromosome 5, NHGRI_mPonPyg2-v2.0_pri, whole genome shotgun sequence genome:
- the LOC134739727 gene encoding proliferation-associated protein 2G4, with protein sequence MSGEDEQQEQTIAEDLVVTKYKMGGDIANRVLRSLVEASSSGVSVLSLCEKGDAMIMEETGKIFKKEKEMKKGIAFPTSISVNNCVCHFSPLKSDQDYILKEGDLVKIDLGVHVDGFIANVAHTFVVDVAQGTQVTGRKADVIKAAHLCAEAALRLVKPGNQNTQVTEAWNKVAHSFNCTPIEGMLSHQLKQHVIDGEKTIIQNPTDQQKKDHEKAEFEVHEVYAVDVLVSSGEGKAKDAGQRTTIYKRDPSKQYGLKMKTSRAFFSEVERRFDAMPFTLRAFEDEKKARMGVVECAKHELLQPFNVLYEKEGEFVAQFKFTVLLMPNGPMRITSGPFEPDLYKSEMEVQDAELKALLQSSASRKTQKKKKKKASKTAENATSGETLEENEAGD encoded by the coding sequence ATGTCGGGCGAGGACGAGCAGCAGGAGCAAACTATCGCTGAGGACCTGGTCGTGACCAAGTATAAGATGGGGGGCGACATCGCCAACAGGGTACTTCGGTCCTTGGTGGAAGCATCTAGCTCAGGTGTGTCGGTGTTGAGCCTGTGTGAGAAAGGTGATGCCATGATTATGGAAGAAACAGGGAAAATcttcaagaaagaaaaggaaatgaagaaaggtaTTGCTTTTCCCACCAGCATTTCGGTAAATAACTGTGTATGTCACTTCTCCCCTTTGAAGAGCGACCAGGATTATATTCTCAAGGAAGGTGACTTGGTAAAAATTGACCTTGGGGTCCATGTGGATGGCTTCATTGCTAATGTAGCTCATACTTTTGTGGTTGATGTAGCTCAGGGGACCCAAGTAACAGGGAGGAAAGCAGATGTTATTAAGGCAGCTCACCTTTGTGCTGAAGCTGCCCTACGCCTGGTCAAACCTGGAAATCAGAACACACAAGTGACAGAAGCCTGGAACAAAGTCGCCCACTCATTTAACTGCACGCCAATAGAAGGTATGTTGTCACACCAGTTGAAGCAGCATGTCATCGATGGAGAAAAAACCATTATCCAGAATCCCACAGACCAGCAGAAGAAGGACCATGAAAAAGCTGAATTTGAGGTACATGAAGTATATGCTGTGGATGTTCTCGTCAGCTCAGGAGAGGGCAAGGCCAAGGATGCAGGACAGAGAACCACTATTTACAAACGAGACCCCTCTAAACAGTATGGACTGAAAATGAAAACTTCACGTGCCTTCTTCAGTGAGGTGGAAAGGCGTTTTGATGCCATGCCGTTTACTTTAAGAGCATTTGAAGATGAGAAGAAGGCTCGGATGGGTGTGGTGGAGTGCGCCAAACATGAACTGCTGCAACCATTTAATGTTCTCTATGAGAAGGAGGGTGAATTTGTTGCCCAGTTTAAATTTACAGTTCTGCTCATGCCCAATGGCCCCATGCGGATAACCAGTGGTCCCTTCGAGCCTGACCTCTACAAGTCTGAGATGGAGGTCCAGGATGCAGAGCTAAAGGCCCTCCTCCAGAGTTCTGCAAGTCGaaaaacccagaaaaagaaaaaaaagaaggcctcCAAGACTGCAGAGAATGCCACCAGTGGGGAaacattagaagaaaatgaagctGGGGACTGA